Genomic window (Helicoverpa zea isolate HzStark_Cry1AcR chromosome 9, ilHelZeax1.1, whole genome shotgun sequence):
ACAGCGGCATTCGTTTGATTTCCCGGTGTTAAAACAGTTTGAACTTCGAGATCCTGTAGTCCTTTAGGATGACTTAAATTATATATGCTCTTACATCTTGCATCTGGTTTCTTCTGTTCTAAACATTGATGGCTTTGGTCAACCATTATAAACAATTCTCTCAGTTCAGAGTAGAGATTATCGTACGCCTTGCCAATGTTTGTGATCGTGTCCTGCAACCAAGAAAATATACCGTATATTTTGTACTTTCATAGTAGGAAAATCATAATATATATGAAACAATTACCTTCAGCGAGTTCAAACTTTGTTTCATTATCGTTAGTTCATTTTGTATGGTATATTTCTCCCAAAAGTTTATGCTTAAATGACCAACTAAAGCGAACATAGCAAAGAAGAGGACGGTATCGACACACACACTTTTAAACGATTTCCTTGGGACGACACGAGGCATTTTGGGTTACATTGACTTTAAaacgaatttattatttattttatcagtttttttaatacttgtGAATTTTTAACTACATTTTTTGGACATTTCCATTTTGTTATGTCTTGACGTGTTTTGTCAAGATTTATTATGGTTTGTCCAGACCATAGATTTACCATCCCacaatatagaggtcagtgtcCCACAACGATAGACCtttaggccggcaatacacggaccgcttgaagcagccagggggcgacagcttcaagctgcgACTGCATAGAGAAGtgcagagttctatggacgcacatacaCGAACCGCTCGAGCAGTCGTAACTGATTAGGGCGGAATCATATGAGACTTTTCGGCTACTACCAGCCCACTCTGCGAAGACAAAACCGAGCTTGTTAAGTTACACGCTTTGCGTTGAAACAGCTAAACCAATCGAGATTTAATCTGGCATGCAGGTGTAGCTTGGAAGCGTTTTATTCGGCTAGTAGACTAAGTCGGGAACGAAATCAAGTCCATTGTTaaggctgtgttcaaaccaaactgactgtcggCCGCCGAATGCGAGCAGGCTTACTGTAAGCCCcagtgtaaacgtgaaaatgaATCTTAATCGACGGGAGTAATCGGCCGCCGAATGTCAGAGTCTACGCATAGCCTAATAACGTATTGTCACTTAGATGTGAACGAAAAAGTGAAAATGTATGGATATCATTGGTAAATAATaatggaaatacaataaactgcgtaaagTTCGCTCAATTTCGGCGGCTGatagtcagtttggtttgaacacagccAACGTGACATTTTCttattgattaatatttattactcataaaataaaaacaacaattactattttgtatttaatttatcaaaGCATTTGTTGACATTGGATtttaattgcattgtttttttgtgGTCACACTCACAAGTTGGGGCTTATTTGCGGCTGCTCACTTGCTTTTCCGTCGAATGAGTCTGTGTACAGGTACGACATAAGCGTGATTTCCTGCAGCAACAATGAATATGGTTAGATCACATAAAATGGAACCAATATTCCCCAATAAAATAAACCACGCGACCAATAAAATGAAGTCGTTTGAATGTGGTAGGTATGCATTTGATAAAACTTAGGTACTAACGACGTGTTATTTTAACAAACTAAATACGACGAAATACCCTTTTTTTATCAATGctcaaaaaacattattatttaacaaagtctATTTATTGCCTATCATACGATGTAAGTATACAGTTTCTGGCTACTCTATAATCAGTCTTAAATTTCTTGCAATCATTAATAAAAATCCGTAGAGTTATTGTttagtttctttttctttcttggTCTTCTACGGCAACCCTTTTGACTTGGATTTGGACAATTCTGCGTgcaatagtaaaaaataataggcgtattaaaaaaatacaccgTCTATAAGACGAACCTTGTGAGATGCGTTTCTATTGGGGAAGAAAATACGCCGAAAGAAACCCATTTTTTTGTCAACGTGGGCCGGCTCCGACTGTGTAGTTCGCATGCAATGGCTGGTGCAGACTGACAGGTCTTGCACTCTTTGCTTTGactgaaataatattcaaaataaactcgTGTGAATACAAGCACAAACATACAAACGTATTGACAAGATACAATACCTTTAAGCGACCTAATACTAACAGTTTCCGTGGTGTCATCATGCATGTTGCATTGTAGGTTACAGATCTCATCTGCAACCGTCAGACATGCTGCTTCTGCGCGTTTCACTTCGTTctgaaaacaatttgtttttaaccggtttcccaaaaaggaggaggttctcaattcagatgttttatgtgtgtttattttttatcatctcCAAAACACCTTAATTTCGAATTCTTCACTTATAATCTAACCTTAGGTAAGTCTTTAAAATCACTTACAGACATTTTGTCCAAGACTTTTCTCATGGATTTGAGCTCGTGAGGGTTGGCGTGGAGTTTCTGCGTGAGATCGGGGAGGAGGAAGCTCAGCATGACCACGACTACGACTGTTATGATGGCCACAATATTCCCGTTCATTGCGTAGTACATCGACCGCACGCACTTAGATGCCCTCTTCGTCAATTTCTTCAATTCTTTTTGCCCGGGTGGGCTAACCAGGATTTGTGTGACGGTGTTAATTGGCAATTTAAAGCGGGGTAAGCGGAAGCCACCTGGTTTTTATAACaagcttttaattatttacgtCTATGTCCAATTCTCATTACAATAGGTACAGGATAATTTGTTGGCAGGAAAATATTCCAGTGTCTTACGTTAACTAAGGAATATACATACTATACTAGATATATACTAGATTAGAGTACCGCTCAAAATATCGTAATTTAACATTTATGAACAAATATGTCCTTAAAATAAGTTAgtaatacattataatattataagaagAACATTTACAAAGTCCAGATTTCCAAAGTTATGGCTTACCCGGGAAGTTTGGCCCCTTCGGCATattgtatattaatttatataactaaaaaaacatttttgaaggtCCAGAATTTGTATTGCAAAATCATTGACAGAATTTAAGTGACCATAAACTActagaaattatttttctttagaagataatatattatgcatgtattatgtaggtactcaaaCTTTAGATACAACATAAAGAGGTTGTATAGGTTAAAAAACAGATTCAGGATCCACCAGTAGGTAAATAACGTGGAAACTTATTGGGATGGCATATTCTGGCATTCTCGGCAATCAATACGTTTAACGTGTATTCCTTAGCATCCATCATTGTGCACTTAACTGTTCCTTTTAAACTATTAACAATGCGACACGTATGTATAGTCaggatttttttcattattggTATTAACCAAGAATTTTGCAGTCGTGGTGGTTAACTATTAATGGAACCAATGATATGTGGTCATCCGCGGAGTCAAAAAACTACCGGGAAGATCCTATCTTTTCTAACCCACTTCATCAGAAAAGGGtgtctgtaatttttttttgtctatgttactcgatttctcgaCGATACCTGTACTGATTTGACAAATTCTATCTTTATAAGAAAGAGTATATTTACTTGCGGTTAGACCCCATTGTCACCAGGTtaggatctgatggtggaaaccccgagaaatcgagggcaactcgaCGAAGGAAAATTGTAAGCACGCATTGGATAAAACACCGATTACTCTATCAAGGTTTGGACCTTGCCTGCTGATGAAGACGATGGAAAATCGAAGGAACTCCTCATCGCTTTACAGCaactaaggtaaacgcgggtgaagtcgtcatgccccaatagtcgtcaattaatctaaaaacatttattatttttttctactgaacttaaaatgggccggtttatatgtaaacatattgttgatattatattgcacaattgaaataacaatacggggttttaacagtcacggcttctaagatatgttattttaaacgtgtgtgccctaacaaaatcgttttttcgtgaagttcagctgtcaaaagtgaaactcagcacgtggttttgtgttttgatttacataaatccAGTGGgttctgtggtatgtttctttgtttaattagatagttacgtttatttgctaacgatgtaatatgcaatttggaatacttttaacatagaagatatatttttttaatgtgacatctattggtactttaaaactccgatttgacccaaaacccgtcaattttacaattattatgacgactactgggacatgctcaaaagttgcacctaaactcgtcataatgaggatattttgtgttttacagtacgaaatgcaaataaacagcgaatatcgggacttttacaaaattgttaactgtctagaacaaacatatttaagattTCGACtaaattttttcataaaactgagtttcttttaagctttttcttaggggtaaattttactctgctggttctagatacacgtacacagtcatgttattcaattcaattcatatgtttcttaatggttaaatcccctgttttctataagtatgcactttctacgagtgtttttttaggtatatattggccgctgtaggcttccgccattcgattaagatCTAATGCTTTGGGTACAAGTAACTCTagcactagcctttgtttctactacgcttggattacaatttgtggcaagcaaaaattgactgttcttatagttatcggcacgaatcttgagctctgaccttcgcctgtgaagaagtaatttattgggtcccttttgtggtatgaagtgaggcgcgggggcgggttaaagcggtgattggcccgcagtgcatcgcgtcatagccgtcactcgggattggttctttgctaataaatcacttctgcgcagatgtaggtcagagctcaagattcgtgccgataactatacactatgctttttgttcgaaataactgcatgtcgtcacgcgtattgtaccgcgtctccctaacgtccctaactagttttgacgcaaaaaaatattaaaatcagttttaaaactaagatgacatagcttccatcgctgtcacttctttgcttgtcgtattcgatattgatgggtaaagagtaatcttaagtaagatttttttatttaaaattgtatgtatttagtgattgcatgatcgtaattttaatagcagatcatgactgaaagaaactacaagcaagagggcctttgaaaattcataaaagctgtaaatcaaggggccacacacaacatcagatgcagcaagaaaatttaaaacgcccttttgagacaactttaatgaaaaggtgacacaaaaccgacgattatccctgtataaaatatactatagaaatgaacccaagggcAATCCCCGGTTCTGCGCTAAACTATTTAATTGCTAGGTAACtgtggaggaaaactacttgggctattgcgttttgatgttagtggattaggatataggaaactataggaactatggcacctggaaAAATAttcgtggtggcctggtgggcaaagaatcaacctctcaagtatgagggcgcgggttcgattccaggtcaggcaagtaccaatgcaacttttctaagtttgtatgtacctataacaccaatgactgtgtttcggatggcacgttaaactgtagttcccggctgtcattgaacatccttggcagtcgttacgggtagtcagaagccagtaagtctgacaccagtctaaccatggggtatcgggttgcccgggtaactgggttgaggaggtcagataggcagtcgcttcttgtaaggcactggtactcagctgaattcggttagactggaagtcgaccccaacatagttgggaaaaaaggctcgaaggatgatggtGATGAGGAACTTTTGCACTTGCCGGTGACAATGTatgaaatacatgttaaaatggcaggtggggCTCGCCAGCTCaattactgggcccccgggaatcagtcactgaatagcaacctgagggcaatagggacatgggcggctgaagggtgaggatacctcggcggactttaaacgcagagcacgcgctccctgtgggtccagcatcaccggcctactcgccacttaccacgaggcacctactctccgagcagggctgctaaccttgctctagcgactccactctggtcggccaatgaggcaagccaagaggcgggagacctatccctcgtcatgcttcactccggcaggccggagatggggacAGTCACGGAGGAcaagggacagtatactctccctggagcactcggtatACATAGcctcgcggggtcgctactccccgtcatccacctcagatgccctgcggggcttattagatattattattattgggtttgaacgcttagttgtacctaatcatatattttttttgattgaTACCTTTAAGACAGTTTGAACTATCTATAGAGATTTTTGCAAATCGTACTAAGCATGTGCTaagcagttcagaagttttgatgaatgacaaccttacctgcatatttatgaatgttatatagttattatttcgcggaaagctatataaatgaatgtggcttttattttttgtgaaaactaattattttattttacaatttaaatattttaatagtaatttattttactcgtgctacaatgcacatgactgcatggttattatGACTAAGAAatacaacatatattttatagactgattttgtgactGCGTTTGAtggataggaatataaattaaaatgcaactatgtatctgttttattgaatacctgctcttctaacagattatgacctgctattctaaatagggatttggtcttttatctatctactaactaatgtttcaaaggtacaggtatgcttaacaaattcaagcacaaaaaaaatgtacttaacttgaactttatgttcaagagcagagagttcacattagcattaaaagttgacgagtactgggaatatttgacgagtatccgtacaaatcagacgactattggtacaaatcgccctttttttacttttgccttaataagtatataaacccattaaaattattaaaaaaacattagttacttagaataacgaataaatactctatcacgtcatgcaaaaattttcattttctattgaatatttaacacacagtagcgcttcaaagtcagtgatttccgaaatccgacgagtattggtacgtttaccttacttACCAAGTTTTTCGATATATTAAATTGGAGATATTTTTACGTCGAAATGTCGAAATAATGTTATAATTGCCAAATCAGACCtgtcaaagttttattttgtccaaTGTTTTGTGTagtcagtttatatttttttgtatgttgttttTAGTCGAAGATTACTTTGGTATACTGTCGAGTGAGAATTGGTTATAAGCAAAACAACGAGTATGAAGTATGCGATGTTTTTTGAGCATTTTTTAACTcagaaatattgtttaaattactCAAATACATTCTTCTTAAATTGTATATGCATAATTGAAATTCTGTATTAGTAGCCTAAGTAAAATTTTAGCGTCTACGGCTCTCCTGAAAAGATATCGAACCGCTCAGTAACAAAATAACGTTTTGTAAATAATCATAACTTTTtagaattacttttttattttgacgttCACTAATACGAACATTGTTCTATAAACTACTAAATTAATAACAAGACAAAAATACACTACAATATTATGATATAACCTAACTAACAACATTCTATGCGCACGTTATGTTCTCAAAGAATATagcataatatataaaaaactcataaaagaacaaatacaaacgAGTCAAgacgttttatatatttttacgaaaATTTCGTTGTCGTTGATATCAATGCGTTTTGTTCTTTAAGTGTTATAATATAAGGTTGAATTTGGGCCGTTTCTTCAAGTGTTGTTGGTTTTGTCTATCATCCACTGTGGCTCGTCTAAGCAGCACATTGAGCAGCAGGAGTTGCGGTTTGATATGAACTTTGTGCAAGGACGGCGAGTGGACAGATCTGGAAGTAGCAAAAATTACCTTAAGTCAGTCTTCTAGGCACGTTTTTcatttgtattaattaatttttgtgtaaaaataaactttaaccaCTAGACACTATCCCGTGAGGTACGGAGTCTACTCCGTACGAATAGTATCATATGCATATCTATAACTCAAAACACAATGACAACATGGGTATGGAGCCATGATACTTAAAGAAAAATCCAACGAGGAGTGGGTAGGTCAGCCTTTATAATATGAGGAGatagaatataattaaaagATACATACGTTTGGAAAGGCATGGGTTGCATGATTGACTGCATACGTTACTGCAGTTACTGCAGGGTGGATTATTTGGGCACATCTTATCTTTTGATTTGGCCATGCATGGGTGCATGCATGGGTTACTGCAAGGTGGATCATTTGGGCATACGGTATGTTTCGGCCTGGTCACGCACGAGTTATTGCATGCGGTATTTGGGCACGAACGTTTCAGTTTGCATGGGTTTGGATTACATGGTGGTCCAGTTGAGCACACTGAAGTTTTCGGATTGGCTGGGCATGGTGGTTCAATTGAGCACACTGTAGGTTTCGGCAGTTTGCCCGAGCATGGGGTTGGATTACATGGTGGTCCTGGTCCGCACACTGAAGGTTTCGGTTTGGCTGGGCACGGGTTCGGATCACATGGCGCAGGTGAACACACTGCAGGTTTCGGTTTGCATGGGTTATTGCATGGTGGATCAGCTGGGCACACCGCAAGTCtgggaaattataaaaaattaagaatataTGAAAATGTgcttataaaaagttataagggttgaaatttaatttttaatatcaaatGTGCATGAAGGCGAATGAAGTGTTTCGTGGACACCACTTTAgaccaataatataataattcaaTTGAAACGGAGTGTCACACCGAAAGTACCCAATTATAAAAATTTCGACGTACAAGGCCAACCTCTTATTTCCACTTCAGGTTTCTTCTCATTTCAAAATGTAACGAGTACCTGGTATTCCACCTGCCTTGAGGTCAGATGAGTGAATTTAAACTTGTTTTATTAGGCTTATTTTATTCAGACGCACAGCAAGGGCTTTGAGAATGGCAGAATGGCCTTTTCATTTGCTATATATGAGTGCATCGTCATCTATGATATTCATAATTTAGGTTATGAAAAGAAAGTGGGAATGTTAGTACTAAGTAACAATTGGTACTCACTTCTTGATCTTACAGCCAGCTTCTAGTGTAACAATGCAGGGCTAGAAACAAAGAATGCGTTATCCAACTTTATCttactacttaatattataaacgcgaaaatTTGTGAGAACGTATATTTCTTACTCGTAAGAATATCTTCTATACACTCTTACAAACTTTCACGtctataatataagtaggatgtgtTTTATTATTCAAACGTTTTTATTAAACTAGCTAACTATTTAGGTactgtatttttacaaaactacGAACGAAAACGAAAAGAACTGTtcgattgataaaaaattgctaTGCCTTAGCATAAAATATTTCACGTAAAACTCCCAACCTCGAGTTGGAAGGGTGTTTAAGTGACAAGAAGAAAAATGCTTCTCACAACGACTCAAAATGATTGGTTCGTGACgatattcaatataaaaaattgcACGGCAGGCGTTCTTATACAGATACTTCATAAATTGTGGAGAGGTAAATCTTTGTATACTTTACATAAATTTAGTACTCAAGGTACCACAGAATAATGTAAATGATTCCTTGTTTTCATGAAAATTCTTACTAATGAAgtgattgtaaaaaaaaagtctgTCTCTCACTTAGGATTTCGATCTAAATGCAATTTGGTTCACAGATAATCTAgagcctgaaagaggacatagGCTACTGTTACCCCGTGGCAATGGATCTCCCAGtatgcgagtgaaaccacgggagCAGCTATTCACAGATGATGCATGTTTCTTGAATACCATGTACTTTAGGACTCTGAGGAATGTATGAAGCAGCGATGAGAATATTGAGATGCATGTGTGgggtaaggcgattatcacactgccccgcatgatgcagcgtagtgcgtggatgcgtttttttccgttgcttgt
Coding sequences:
- the LOC124633563 gene encoding uncharacterized protein LOC124633563 yields the protein MPRVVPRKSFKSVCVDTVLFFAMFALVGHLSINFWEKYTIQNELTIMKQSLNSLKDTITNIGKAYDNLYSELRELFIMVDQSHQCLEQKKPDARCKSIYNLSHPKGLQDLEVQTVLTPGNQTNAAVGIATNCSKQIETDSYEHKATGPLGKNVTTNTITPVDTGTTPDNQSPIDQITQIIPTQNRHTCYKDLEHCRQACRQSKLEFYKCNQSSVMNPISQLG
- the LOC124633513 gene encoding uncharacterized protein LOC124633513, which codes for MPKGPNFPGGFRLPRFKLPINTVTQILVSPPGQKELKKLTKRASKCVRSMYYAMNGNIVAIITVVVVVMLSFLLPDLTQKLHANPHELKSMRKVLDKMSNEVKRAEAACLTVADEICNLQCNMHDDTTETSKQRVQDLSVCTSHCMRTTQSEPAHVDKKMGFFRRIFFPNRNASHKEITLMSYLYTDSFDGKASEQPQISPNL